In Triticum urartu cultivar G1812 chromosome 6, Tu2.1, whole genome shotgun sequence, the following proteins share a genomic window:
- the LOC125514716 gene encoding uncharacterized protein LOC125514716, which yields MPPFRRDRAHPSATPPPYTNGWLWRRQHRRRSRRAGADGKKRDLPGDVLSAILSSVSSSATDIVRCGATCSHSVNAVATHADAISRSLPPPAQFLPHLALGFFHQEARAPRASPALPPRFVPTEAASRLLGPRPQLEHVATGLFDHARPVASRNGRVVLELRREARADGLTLSVCNPMTGEISMLPPLSGDHCPGHYVCAILTGDDLDVPAPSCFFRVLLVYNRRSFTALRSCSSADADAGVGCRWGPEERKPGAKISANMLRGLGHAVVVGGAAYWPMHHEAFGVRLDGAPSEPMDVCPVPYRQSHYYAGERLLGTSPDGKRLSLLDVGFLGCTDFCINIETQTAAGGEWEGHEQARLKLISLPELGITMTTAFKLRWFGEKSGTVIFTVGEGGGCTSQGVFMLNITTGCLEKLADGVECHAWKYLCGYEMDREALFASSDRSVLTSRQK from the coding sequence ATGCCGCCGTTTCGTCGGGACCGCGCCCATCCCTCGGCGACGCCACCACCGTACACCAACGGGTGGCTGTGGCGGCGCCAACACCGACGCCGGAGCCGGCGCGCTGGCGCCGATGGGAAAAAAAGGGATCTGCCCGGAGACGTCCTCTCCGCGATCCTATCCAGCGTGTCCTCGTCCGCCACCGACATCGTCCGCTGCGGGGCTACGTGCAGTCACTCGGTAAACGCCGTGGCCACGCACGCCGACGCCATCTCCCGCTCTCTGCCGCCGCCCGCGCAATTCCTCCCCCACCTCGCCCTCGGCTTCTTCCACCAGGAAGCCCGCGCCCCCCGCGCCTCCCCCGCGCTGCCGCCACGCTTCGTCCCGACGGAAGCCGCCTCGCGCCTCCTGGGCCCCCGCCCCCAGCTCGAACACGTCGCCACCGGGCTGTTCGACCACGCCCGCCCCGTCGCATCCCGCAACGGCCGCGTCGTCCTGGAGCTCCGGCGCGAGGCGCGCGCCGACGGCCTTACGCTCAGCGTGTGCAACCCCATGACGGGGGAAATCTCCATGCTCCCTCCGCTCTCCGGCGACCACTGCCCCGGGCACTACGTGTGCGCGATACTCACCGGCGACGACCTAGACGTGCCCGCGCCGTCGTGCTTCTTCCGCGTGCTCCTCGTCTACAACCGCCGTAGCTTCACGGCTCTGCGCTCCTGCTCCTCTGCCGACGCCGACGCCGGCGTCGGATGTCGCTGGGGGCCGGAAGAAAGGAAACCCGGCGCCAAGATCAGCGCCAACATGCTGCGCGGTCTTGGCCACGCCGTCGTGGTCGGCGGCGCGGCCTACTGGCCCATGCACCACGAGGCGTTCGGCGTGCGGCTCGATGGCGCGCCGTCGGAGCCCATGGACGTGTGCCCGGTGCCCTACCGGCAGTCGCACTATTACGCCGGCGAGCGCCTGCTGGGCACCTCCCCTGACGGGAAGCGCCTGAGTCTCCTCGACGTGGGCTTCCTGGGATGCACGGACTTCTGCATCAACATCGAGACCCAGACGGCTGCCGGCGGGGAGTGGGAGGGGCACGAACAGGCCCGACTCAAACTCATCAGCCTACCCGAGCTCGGGATTACCATGACAACGGCGTTTAAGCTGCGGTGGTTCGGCGAGAAGAGCGGCACGGTGATATTCACCGTCGGAGAAGGAGGAGGGTGCACCAGCCAGGGCGTCTTCATGTTGAACATCACGACGGGATGCCTCGAGAAGCTTGCCGACGGCGTCGAGTGCCACGCGTGGAAATACTTGTGCGGCTACGAGATGGACCGCGAGGCGCTCTTTGCGTCGTCCGATAGATCGGTCCTGACTTCTCGCCAAAAATAG